A genomic window from Yoonia rosea includes:
- a CDS encoding riboflavin synthase: MFTGIVTDIGTVLALEQRGDLRARIGTGYDVAGIDIGASIACNGVCLTVIALGRTPQNWFDVEISAETVGATNVDGWSVGTRLNLERALKVGDELGGHIVSGHVDGVAEVIAMRDEGDSTRVTFRAPQDLARFIAPKGSVALDGTSLTVNEVDGADFGINFIPHTKVATTWGDTKVGDRINLEIDTMARYVARLQEYA; encoded by the coding sequence ATGTTCACAGGAATTGTTACAGATATCGGCACAGTGCTCGCGCTTGAACAGCGCGGCGACCTGCGGGCGCGGATCGGGACAGGTTATGACGTGGCTGGTATTGATATCGGTGCGTCAATCGCCTGCAACGGGGTTTGCCTGACGGTCATTGCGCTGGGTCGCACGCCGCAGAACTGGTTCGATGTCGAGATCTCCGCCGAAACTGTGGGGGCGACCAATGTCGACGGTTGGTCTGTCGGGACGCGCCTGAACCTTGAGCGGGCCCTGAAGGTCGGCGATGAGCTTGGCGGGCATATCGTGTCGGGGCATGTGGACGGTGTCGCCGAGGTGATTGCGATGCGAGATGAAGGCGACAGCACGCGGGTCACCTTCCGTGCGCCGCAGGATCTGGCGCGGTTTATTGCGCCGAAAGGCTCGGTGGCGCTGGATGGCACATCGCTGACGGTGAATGAAGTAGATGGCGCAGATTTTGGCATCAACTTTATCCCGCACACCAAGGTTGCCACCACTTGGGGTGACACCAAGGTTGGCGACCGGATCAATCTCGAAATTGATACAATGGCCCGTTATGTGGCGCGGTTGCAGGAATACGCGTGA